TGTGATCAAAGGTAAAGACCTTTTTTGTTGCTATACTTGAACATGATAAAAGTAATCTTTCTATGATCTGCATACGATGCCAAATGTTCCTGGATATATATACTCTGTCTTTGTGTTTATATATTTCTCACTTTTATTCCACATTTTCTTTGTAAACATTCTTTTAAGGCTAGTATGCATCAGTAATCACCTTCCTCGTCGAATGCATCAGCTCACGTGCTGTCATCTAATTTGCAGTACCACGGAAGCCAGATTTTAGCTTGGATATAGAAATGATTGCTAAAGTTGTCGAGCAGGAAAAGCCAAAGTGCATTTTTCTAACATCTCCTAATAATCCAGATGGAAGGTAATATGATGTTTTATGATTCTCAATTTCTGGTTTATTTTAGTTATTATGCTTCTGCAGATTTGGCTTTTCCATTGGAGTTATATGCACTCCTCCTTTGCTATGTGTTATCAGCATTATAGTGGTATTCTAATTTATATTGTTAAATGCATAGTATTGGGTGTAAAACATAAACATTAAGGTCCAGAATAATATAGGCAGATTTTGGAATAAAAAATCTACTACTTTTATAGGATTGTGATCAAAATCAGATTTAGCAGTCTAAAGATATAACTCTAACCAAATGTAAAGAAAAATAACTCCCTTTCTCTCACAATGTTATCACTTTGACTTCTGCACACATTTTAAGACATAAAAAAGATAGTTCCACAGTTGTTTGTTCCACAGTTGTTTTGTAATTTTATAGTATACAAGTAATTAATTACTTCAATTTTTAtacaaaaagttcaaaaaatGTATATACGATTATCTTATAACGTCTTAAAATACTATTAAAACAGTCCTACTGACAAGAATTATGGGACATGGGCAGTAAGATAAAAACAGAAGAGACTGCGAGTAAGACAAAAAGATTGAGATAAATAGAGCATGATTCAATGACACTATCACGTGGATCCTCATGTCTGGGCGTTGCACTTATTCCTTAGGATACCTTTGCGCTTTGGCGTGCATTTCAATGTTTAATAAATTTGAATCTAGAGCATAAAAACTAATAGTACTCGAGTCTTTATTGAGCTTCCACAAGGAAAGAAGACAATTGGTTGCAAGTGGATTTACAGTGTGAAGTATAATTCACATAGGAGTATCAACAAATACAAAGCTTGATATATCACCTCTGCACTACTTCTTAAGACCACACATTGCCCTTTTTTAGGCATGACAGTAGATTACCTCAGACATAGGTGTATAACCACTAGTTGGTCGTGTTCTACCTATGCCAACTAGAACCTTTTTAGACTTTGAGATTAATCTCATATATACTGGTGGTTTGGTCTTCATTACACACTAATGCACCATCTTGGTTGCATAATTCAAATCCTACTTGGATGTATTTTGTTAGGTCAATATATCCGTTCATTGCTCAACAAATAAAGGGGAATATCATCTTGACAAAATGCATCCAACTTGGTTTTTCTGTATGCAACAAACAAGTTGTAGCAGTGTATGAAGATTAGAATCCTTGTAGTAAAGACTTTAATTTGAAAGTCTACACGTATTCTGGACAGAATGGGTAGTTTGACTGTAAGACGAATAACCAATGGTCCTTGCACCTATCTATGTGGTAATTTAGACACCTGGTGAAGTAAAAACACAATCTGCAAGGAGTAGCGTAAATTTGAGAATATCAAGCTTTGGCCTTGGGAATTTGTGAAGGAATGTAGATCAAAAGGCTAGTGAAGAAATTAAGGCGTGACTCTTTCGTGCCCTTTGAATTTTTACACTGAATACTGATGGTACAATTCTACAACTACGATGAATATTGCCAAAGACCTGGTTTAACATGATAGAACTAAAGATATTGAGATAGACAAGCACTTCATTTGTGAGAAGGTGAAATTTAAAGATCACTGAGGTCAACTCCATTcctacaaagaataaaaattgaTGGCCAAGGTTTCAAGTATTCCAACTTGAGTTTGTATAACATTTACAAACCAGTTTGAGGGGGAGCTTGGAAATACCAGAAATTAATTGAAGAATATTTGCAATACTAGTAAATACTTTTAGGTTAATTTGTATATATTCTTTATGTAATAGCTGCTGGTAATTAGGATCATGAAACTATTACCCTTACCTAGAATAGCTGCGTGGTGGAGTCTTAATAAATAGTAAGTGTCTTGTAAACAATACAATTCTATAATAGGAATTATTTAGacaagcaaaataaatatttaggAAGATATCACTGTCTAGACTCTACAAATAGGGTGTATAACTCTAGTGCACACCTTGGTATGCAAGCTCATCTTCTGAGAGTGAAAAAGCGAAAAGTTAGCCCTACGTATCATCTTGATGAGGTTTTTAGTAGGTTggtttcatgaaatgtatttgccATGTTTTTAACAGTGTAATCCTCGATGATGCGCTCTTGAAGATACTTGATCTGCCTATTCTGGTTGTATTGGATGAAGCATACATTGAATTCTCAGGAATGGAATCGAGGATGCAATGGGTGAAGAACCATGAGAATCTAATTATTCTCCGCACATTTAGTAAAAGAGCTGGTATGTTTCAATTGCTTTATAGACCAAGACTTTTTAATTAGAGAACTACCTATTTGTGATTTTTCTTTGTCCAGCAAAAGAGAACTGTATGTTTTTGGTACCACATTCTCTCTTGTGGCTGCCTAGCAGATTCTGAATGCTAAGAATTTAATTTGATTACTTTCTTTTATGATGCGACAATGTTGAAGTCTTAAATTGTGAATAACATGAACTAGCTTTGGCCGGACTTCGCGTTGGATATGGAGCATTTCCACTAAGCATTATAGAATACCTTTGGAGAGCCAAACAACCATACAATGTATCTGTTGCTGCTGAAGTTTCTGCATGTGCAGCATTAAGTAATCCAACATATTTGGAGGTATCTTATGACTTGGTTGTTTTAGTTTTTTCTTTGCAAGTTATATCAAGTAGTTGAATTTTTTTGCTGTTTGTACCTGTTTTCTTTAACAGACTGTCAAAGTGGCTTTGTTGCAAGAAAGAGAGAGACTCTTCAGTCTATTAGAAAAAGTTCCGTTTCTCAATCCATATCCAAGTTACTCGAATTTCATTCTTTGTGAAGTTACCGGGGGCAAGGATGCGAAGAAGCTTAAGGTATTGTTTCTTACCGGACATCACAGTTGACAGAAAAACCTCGGTCCTGGCATAATATAATTACGCAAATGCGTTGATCCATTACTTTTTACTAGGGCTATCAATGGTTATGATTGCTTTATGTTTTAAAATCtatcatttttttttaaatctgaGAGTTTCCGTATCTAGCTATAAATAATGTGAGCTGCATTGTACTTGGCAAAAAAATAAGTGAGCTGCATTGAGGTTCCTCTTAAGTTTGTAAAATTTAGAAATCAGGCCACTTTTTTGTTTTTTTGTAGTCCAATTCTAATGGCCACATTGTCTGCTTAATTGCAGGAGGACCTCTCCAAAATGGGGGTGATGATTCGTCATTACAATAACAAAGAACTGAGTGGTTATGTTCGCGTCTCAGTTGGTAAGCCTGAACAAACAGATGTTTTAATGAACTGCCTCAATAGCATGTCTTGATTCAGAACTGAATTCGAAGCTCGTTCTTAGAAGGGGATGAACTTTCACAATTATGTATGTACCAAGTTTCATTTGTGGAATAAATTGCATGGACTTGGACTAATTCCCAGTAATGTAGTTGCAACGAAATGTcgttgatgatttttcaaagttcatctTTTTGTATACTGGTTATTAGAAATTTAAATGTACGTTAATCAACTTCGATTATTTTAGGAAAATAATCTATATTACTAGCCAAAATGAGAATATTCAATATTGTGACAAAATCATGAACATATGTACAGCACTAACAGCACAAACGAGTGATTTGCTTGCCTGGACAACTTGATTTGATGTTTTGTCCATGAAATGATTTCAATATTTAAATTTAGGAGTATTAGTATTTCACACAACTTTAAATGAAACAAATTTTTAGTTACAAACGCATAAATTAGAGCATCTCATAAGAATTATTATAAAGATAATGTAAAAATATTATGTATTTCAATGGGACAAAATTGTTAGTTAAAATCACGCGATGTTAATAATATTTGTTGAACACCCATAATAATATGTCAAATCATTTGTTACCTAAAAAATTTCATTTATAACAAATTAAAATTCAGTCATTTTAACCAATATTATTAACAAATATGTTTTCAATATCAATTAAAAGGATTAAACCGAGTATTTCGGGTGAAAAGATAAAAATTATAATTACCCTATATATTTAGAAAACTTGCCGCAACACATCctaatttttcttttttttttaaaactctCGATCATCGTATCAACCATCCAACTGTCTTCAAATCATGTTACAAATTTGAAGCCATATGCTATTAAAAAagatattttaaaaaaaacattcATGATGCGATATTTAGAAATCAGACTCGTATACACAATTTAATAATTTGATATCAACGCCAAGACAAATCAATCAGAACCtattaaaatatatgtatttattTAAATTTCCGCTGATCTCCAGAAATATCTGAAATCAAATTTTCAGATAAAAAAGTAAAGGGTGATGGTCAAAAATacattttttttagaaaatgtAACAGAAATACCCGTTTTTGAAAGATATGGCCAAAAATACATTTTTAATACGCATTTCAAAAATGGGTAAGGCTATTACGCATTTGACAAATgagtattatttaaaaaaaaacaaaaaaaaattaaaaaaaaagaagtAAAATCATGATACGCATCATACTTTGCAAAGTCATGATACGCATCTCAAGAATGCGTAtccaaaattattatttttttttaatttttttttataaaagttaCCCATTTCTAAAATGCGTATTACTAATACCCAATTTTAAAATGCGTATTAGGTAGGTATTTTTGGCCAATTTCAAAAAATGGTATATTTTTGtcacaaaattttaaaaaaagatatatttttgtcatttttttaaagaaaattaaCGGAACTACCTCGTTAATAATGGTGATTCTAAAACCCTAAAACCCAAAAAAAAAATCAATCCCCAAACTAAAACCCTACTGAAAAGAAATGATGATTACACACAAACCAtgattcatcatcatcttcaacaaACAACAACAACTCAATCACACCTCTCACTGGGCCCACTCGATCATGAACCTCCTCTCCAAATGATAGGTAGAGTTCGTCTTTCTGATTTGCTTGCTTATGATGGTGTTGTTACTTCTGATTATTCCAAAGCGGTTGAGGCGCTTTCCGACTCGCTTACGAGGCGTAATGCTGCGATTATTGAGCTTAATTGTCAAGATACGGCTGTCTTGAGGTGTGGGTTGGAAGCTTCTAGGTTCTTTTTTACAACCCGGTCTAGGAATGCTGCTGCTGCTGGTGTGTATGTTTATCGTGCCGGAAGGTATGGTTCCTTTGTTTTTGTCGCGGTGATCGTGTAATGTTTTGTTCATAAATTGCGTAATTGATAATTACTAGTGATTAATTTCAAGAGCTTAGTTTGTTGCTGGATATTATTACCAAGTATCGTGAGAagtttttgtttttgtttgttGATAAATTGTGTAATTAATAGTTACTAGTGATTAGTTTTATGAGCTTAGTTTGATGCTGGATATTACGGAGTTACATACGGAAGAGTATCGTTGTGTGAGTTAATGTGTT
This genomic interval from Apium graveolens cultivar Ventura chromosome 8, ASM990537v1, whole genome shotgun sequence contains the following:
- the LOC141678876 gene encoding histidinol-phosphate aminotransferase, chloroplastic-like, with amino-acid sequence MGVIDICRGSTCLIKPQIKLNFGNFDRPNCCSFERNQKASWVSCMSSTVPMNDVEEEQKQHLTGDSFIRPHLRKLSPYQSILPFEVLSTRLGRKPEDIIKLDANENPYGPPPEVFEALGAMKFPYIYPDPESRRLRAALAEDSGLEAEHILVGCGADELIDLIMRCVLEPGDKIVDCPPTFTMYEFDAAVNGALVIKVPRKPDFSLDIEMIAKVVEQEKPKCIFLTSPNNPDGSVILDDALLKILDLPILVVLDEAYIEFSGMESRMQWVKNHENLIILRTFSKRAALAGLRVGYGAFPLSIIEYLWRAKQPYNVSVAAEVSACAALSNPTYLETVKVALLQERERLFSLLEKVPFLNPYPSYSNFILCEVTGGKDAKKLKEDLSKMGVMIRHYNNKELSGYVRVSVGKPEQTDVLMNCLNSMS